One region of Cyprinus carpio isolate SPL01 unplaced genomic scaffold, ASM1834038v1 S000003508, whole genome shotgun sequence genomic DNA includes:
- the LOC122143381 gene encoding rootletin-like — translation MRTGAPGLGGGESGGRGVAEGEARPRPLQRRWSNRRLLSKSSGCREPLTKRECWLFLPEPAGSHRLPPAHPGPQYTGQVKIGQAETERRQLQERVDGLRASMSDGKRNIGVLTERVQTLQSELTQSQLRRSELEAELHNTQEALRLKSDSLTEAQRSLQSAQTDRASAEERLRSLQRAVALLETEKRDAERQAVRLEKDKAALRNTLDKVERQKLKTEESSMRLCAEKGRLDRSLNTVEQELQDAQRQIVLLQVRQHPLARRLTLITSCANRVTL, via the exons ATGCGCACAGGCGCGCCGGGCCTGGGAGGCGGAGAGTCGGGCGGCCGCGGC GTGGCAGAGGGTGAAGCCCGGCCTCGGCCCCTGCAGCGGAGGTGGAGTAATCGACGCCTGCTGTCTAAAAGCTCAGGATGCAGAGAGCCGCTCACAAAGAGAGAGTGCTGGCTCTTCCTCCCAGAGCCTGCAGGAAGCCACCGGCTACCGCCAGCCCACCCAGGGCCTCAGTACACTGGCCAAGTGAAAATTGGACAGGCCGAGACCGAGCGCAGACAGCTGCAG GAGCGTGTGGATGGACTCCGAGCGTCCATGTCAGACGGGAAGCGTAACATCGGCGTGCTCACGGAGCGTGTGCAGACACTGCAGTCAGAACTGACCCAGAGTCAGCTGCGCAGGTCTGAGCTGGAGGCGGAGCTACACAACACACAGGAG GCTCTGCGACTGAAGTCCGACAGTCTGACCGAAGCCCAGCGCAGTCTACAGTCTGCGCAGACGGACAGAGCGTCTGCAGAGGAGCGTCTGCGCAGCCTACAGAGAGCCGTGGCCTTACTGGAGACCGAGAAGAGAGACGCAGAGAGGCAGGCCGTCCGGCTGGAGAAAGACAAGGCCGCGCTGAGAAACACGCTGGATAAG GTGGAGCGCCAGAAGCTGAAGACGGAGGAGAGCAGCATGCGTCTGTGTGCGGAGAAGGGCCGTCTGGATCGCTCGCTCAACACCGTCGAACAGGAGCTGCAGGACGCACAGAGACAGATCGTGCTGCTGCAGGTACGCCAACATCCGCTCGCTCGCAGGCTAACGCTAATCACGAGCTGCGCTAACCGTGTCACCCTATAA